In Paractinoplanes brasiliensis, the following proteins share a genomic window:
- a CDS encoding BTAD domain-containing putative transcriptional regulator, producing the protein MRFEVLGPVRVCDDGGEVAVPPKPRALLAVLLAAGGKPVTVERLLTELWPDGAPSTATATLQMHVSALRKVVGDRVSTGAGGYRLDLAGAVLDAAEFERTRDLELWRGEAYEGVSAGPSVAAAAARLAELRLVVRQEWARQALAEGRHVEAATELAGWVAAQPTAEGLVKQLMLARYRSGRAGEALSAYDRAAAALAELGAHPGPELEALAAAVRRQDPTLDRPANGVPAQRNRFIGRRAELDRVIELLGLSRLLTIVGPGGAGKTRLSVELAREVAADHETVHVVELAEHRDGPLEIRLAAAAGIREEPGAPILDTVTRHLGGRVLLVLDNCEHVLAEAAKLAYTLLAACPGLRIVATSREQLGLSGEVIFTLGGLSTPAPGSADPRSDAVRLLADRVAAARGGVGLAPAEQAVAAELCRRLDGLPLAIELAAARLRAVPLSEIVSRLDRQLDLLTGRSPVARHRTMRAAIDWGYDLLDVPQQELLRRLGVFAGGFDLAAAAEVAGSDPLDPLTQLVDRSMVEWRDGRYRLIETIREYARERLGPVERASAYGNLVGFWRTKLATPPPVDGPAHTAWLAEIGADHDTIVSAADWALREGDPAQGLEITAAMWWYWWVAGRMAEGLSRLERALAGSPEPSALRARALRAAAALARNSGDLVRARKLGEEGLATFRALGDRNGMIAALNNLLITAQAQEDYPASLEFGQEALRLAEEASDARMVAAASNNTAGTLRCMGRLDEAEVLFARALEGFRALNDRRGEAAALSNLSTTDRRRGRYAPARTAMRDALALYTELGIAEGQLDAIEGLAQLDVLESAAENGLRLLVLAERERTALGAPSFTPDEIADRDAAEAAARSALSPAQVARAYRAASETTLAEAVAELL; encoded by the coding sequence GTGCGGTTCGAGGTTCTGGGGCCGGTTCGGGTGTGTGACGACGGCGGCGAGGTGGCGGTGCCGCCCAAACCACGGGCGTTGCTGGCCGTGCTGCTGGCGGCCGGCGGCAAGCCGGTGACGGTGGAGCGGCTGCTGACTGAGTTGTGGCCGGACGGCGCCCCCTCGACCGCCACGGCCACCCTGCAGATGCACGTCTCGGCGCTGCGCAAGGTGGTCGGCGACAGGGTGAGCACGGGCGCCGGCGGCTATCGGCTCGACCTGGCCGGGGCGGTGCTCGACGCGGCCGAGTTCGAACGGACGCGTGACTTGGAGCTCTGGCGCGGGGAGGCGTACGAGGGGGTGTCCGCCGGCCCCTCGGTCGCGGCCGCCGCGGCCCGGCTGGCCGAGCTGCGGCTGGTCGTCCGGCAGGAGTGGGCGCGGCAGGCTCTGGCGGAGGGCCGGCACGTCGAGGCGGCGACCGAGCTGGCCGGGTGGGTGGCCGCCCAGCCCACCGCCGAGGGCCTGGTCAAACAGCTGATGCTGGCGAGGTATCGCTCGGGCCGGGCCGGGGAGGCGCTTTCCGCGTACGACCGTGCCGCTGCGGCCCTGGCCGAGCTGGGCGCCCATCCCGGGCCTGAACTCGAAGCGCTCGCCGCCGCCGTACGCCGTCAGGACCCCACCCTGGATCGTCCCGCGAACGGCGTGCCCGCCCAGCGCAACCGGTTCATCGGCCGCCGCGCCGAACTGGACCGGGTCATCGAGCTGCTCGGCCTGTCCCGGCTGCTGACGATCGTCGGGCCGGGTGGGGCCGGCAAGACCAGGCTCAGCGTCGAGCTGGCCCGTGAGGTGGCCGCCGACCACGAGACGGTGCACGTCGTCGAGCTGGCCGAGCACCGGGACGGGCCGCTCGAGATCCGCCTGGCCGCGGCGGCCGGCATCCGCGAGGAGCCCGGCGCCCCGATCCTCGACACGGTGACCCGGCACCTGGGCGGGCGGGTGCTGCTGGTGCTCGACAACTGCGAGCACGTGCTGGCCGAGGCCGCGAAGCTGGCGTACACGCTGCTGGCCGCGTGCCCGGGTCTGCGGATCGTGGCCACCAGCCGGGAACAGCTCGGGCTCAGCGGCGAAGTGATCTTCACGTTGGGCGGGTTGTCGACGCCGGCGCCCGGTTCGGCCGATCCCCGTTCCGATGCCGTACGCCTGCTGGCCGATCGCGTGGCAGCAGCGCGCGGCGGCGTGGGGCTCGCCCCGGCGGAACAGGCGGTGGCGGCCGAGCTGTGCCGCCGGCTCGACGGGTTGCCGCTCGCCATCGAGCTGGCCGCCGCCCGGCTGCGCGCGGTGCCGCTGTCCGAGATCGTGTCGCGCCTCGACCGGCAGCTCGACCTGCTCACCGGCCGGTCCCCGGTGGCCCGTCACCGGACCATGCGCGCTGCCATCGACTGGGGCTACGACCTGCTCGACGTCCCCCAGCAGGAGCTGCTGCGCCGTCTGGGCGTGTTCGCGGGCGGCTTCGACCTGGCGGCCGCGGCCGAGGTGGCCGGCTCGGACCCGCTCGACCCGCTCACCCAGCTCGTCGACCGGTCCATGGTCGAGTGGCGGGACGGGCGCTACCGGCTGATCGAGACCATTCGCGAGTACGCCCGTGAGCGCCTCGGACCGGTCGAGCGCGCTTCGGCGTACGGGAATCTGGTGGGTTTCTGGCGGACGAAGCTGGCCACGCCGCCGCCGGTGGACGGGCCCGCGCACACCGCGTGGCTGGCCGAGATCGGGGCCGACCACGACACCATCGTGTCCGCAGCGGACTGGGCGCTGCGCGAGGGCGATCCGGCGCAGGGGCTGGAGATCACCGCGGCGATGTGGTGGTACTGGTGGGTCGCCGGGCGGATGGCCGAGGGGCTGAGCCGGCTCGAGCGGGCGCTGGCCGGTTCGCCGGAACCGTCGGCGTTGCGGGCGCGGGCGCTGCGGGCGGCGGCCGCGCTGGCCCGTAACTCCGGTGACCTCGTACGGGCTCGCAAGCTCGGTGAGGAGGGACTGGCCACGTTCCGCGCGCTGGGGGACCGGAACGGCATGATCGCGGCGCTGAACAATCTGCTGATCACCGCGCAGGCCCAGGAGGACTACCCGGCGTCGCTGGAGTTCGGGCAGGAGGCCCTGCGGCTGGCCGAGGAGGCGTCCGACGCCCGCATGGTGGCCGCCGCCTCGAACAACACCGCGGGCACGCTGCGCTGCATGGGTCGCCTGGACGAGGCCGAGGTGCTGTTCGCCCGTGCCCTGGAGGGGTTCCGGGCGCTCAACGACCGCCGGGGCGAGGCGGCCGCGCTCAGCAACCTGTCCACGACAGACCGGCGGCGGGGCCGGTACGCACCGGCCCGTACGGCCATGCGGGACGCGTTGGCGCTCTACACCGAGCTGGGCATCGCCGAGGGGCAGCTCGACGCGATCGAGGGCCTGGCCCAGCTCGACGTGCTCGAGTCGGCGGCCGAGAACGGGCTGCGGCTGCTCGTGCTGGCCGAACGGGAACGCACTGCCCTCGGCGCGCCCAGTTTCACCCCCGACGAGATCGCCGACCGCGACGCCGCCGAGGCCGCCGCCCGGTCCGCGCTGTCACCCGCCCAGGT